In one window of Shewanella goraebulensis DNA:
- the putA gene encoding bifunctional proline dehydrogenase/L-glutamate gamma-semialdehyde dehydrogenase PutA — protein sequence MLFEGKLISDCPIRQKIRDFYRIDENIAVDHILPLAEINVSARSKAWERARQMVLKIRQDQSGNGAIDSLLNEYSLSSEEGVVLMCLAEALLRVPDKHTQDVLIRDKISQGHWSNHLGSSDSLFVNASSWGLLITGSVVDYADKRTKDRFGLLKKTIGRLGEPVIRTSMNYAMKIMGKQFVMGETIVAATERAATKEQQGYVYSYDMLGEGARTMDDADRYLASYQDAIEAIGKVAQASGKNDPRKVPGISVKLSAIHPRYEFTHKSRVMNEIVPKLKALCLQAKKYNIGLTVDAEESERLDISLDVIEAVFSDEDLAGWNGFGIALQAYQKRAIFVVDWLRELTVRVGRRMMVRLVKGAYWDTEIKNAQKDGHKHFPVFTRKSSTDVSFHACANKLLGYRDTIYPQFATHNAYTAATIVELAGDDKEGFEFQCLHGMGDSLYDQIVSGENIQCRIYAPVGHHEDLLAYLVRRLLENGANSSFVNAIVDESKPVESLLEDPVEKTQRLKEKYNQQILKPIALYYSEDGENRDNSKGLDLTNINEITPLKESLDNWFTGKQISASDVPEGAVAVKNPANHNEIIGYHHFHDKDAMLAMIDTAQTAFASWSQVSVTERAALLTRIADILERHTDELIALCIKEAGKVAQDGIDEVREAVDFCRYYANRAIELAEDDRLEPRGVVLCISPWNFPLAIFLGQVAAAIATGNTVLAKSAEQTSLIALRAIELMKYVGLPAGVVQAVIAPGSLVGSVILPDERIQTVMFTGSTETGTKISQILSERGGHQVPLIAETGGQNCMIVDSTALPEQVVDDVISSGFQSAGQRCSALRVLFLQEDIADNVITMLKGALAELHVGNPEFLSTDIGPVIDQKALNALNAHSDYMRDYGKLLYQCDISTEVADNEHFFFAPRLYEINDISVLKREVFGPCVHVVRFKGDDIENVIDSINSTGFGLTMGIHTRIEHRAIDLARLSRAGNVYINRNMIGAIVGVQPFGGRGLSGTGPKAGGPNYLTRLVKEKATPDVDDFDLLPPQAIEKDCDEQSISEATLLMDRANEVEKQWRLTDLNTRTSCVRQLLAKIAHVDIVDDLADDLNYTLKVSREQLIDIEKRLKKPKVLPGPTGESNILYLENRGNIICFADENVSFHFWVLSIVTALATGNTVITVVSDLFHDEALVFRDKLIATGADKNIFQVARHRHLPTLLAHPKLSGVVIDGNCDRKHYISEKLAERQGAILPVISSEYFDNLIQRLLTEKTVSIDITASGGNTSLMTLVEDD from the coding sequence ATGCTATTTGAAGGTAAGTTAATTTCTGACTGTCCAATCCGTCAAAAAATTCGTGATTTTTATCGTATCGATGAGAACATCGCGGTTGATCATATTCTCCCTCTAGCAGAAATTAACGTTAGCGCCCGAAGTAAGGCTTGGGAACGAGCACGCCAAATGGTGTTGAAAATTCGCCAAGATCAATCAGGCAATGGCGCAATTGATTCCTTACTTAATGAATATTCACTTTCAAGTGAAGAAGGCGTGGTATTGATGTGCTTAGCTGAAGCACTTTTACGCGTACCTGATAAACATACTCAAGATGTACTTATTCGCGACAAAATATCTCAAGGCCATTGGAGTAACCATTTAGGTAGCAGTGACTCATTATTTGTTAATGCTTCTTCATGGGGCTTATTGATCACAGGCTCAGTGGTAGATTATGCAGATAAGCGCACTAAAGATCGCTTTGGATTATTAAAGAAAACCATTGGCCGACTAGGTGAGCCCGTCATTCGAACTTCAATGAACTACGCCATGAAAATCATGGGTAAGCAGTTTGTGATGGGTGAAACTATCGTCGCAGCAACCGAGCGTGCAGCGACAAAAGAACAACAAGGTTACGTGTATTCTTATGACATGCTGGGTGAAGGCGCACGTACTATGGACGATGCAGACCGTTATTTAGCATCATACCAAGACGCCATCGAAGCCATTGGTAAAGTCGCTCAAGCGTCTGGTAAAAATGATCCAAGAAAAGTCCCCGGCATTTCAGTCAAACTTTCTGCTATTCATCCTCGTTACGAGTTTACCCATAAATCACGAGTGATGAACGAAATAGTACCAAAGCTTAAAGCCCTATGTTTGCAGGCCAAAAAGTATAACATTGGCTTGACCGTTGATGCTGAAGAGTCAGAACGATTAGATATCTCACTTGATGTTATTGAAGCCGTGTTTAGCGACGAAGATTTAGCTGGTTGGAATGGCTTTGGTATTGCCTTACAGGCTTACCAAAAGCGCGCTATTTTTGTGGTCGATTGGCTACGTGAGTTAACCGTTCGTGTTGGCCGCAGAATGATGGTGCGTTTAGTAAAAGGTGCCTATTGGGATACCGAAATTAAGAATGCCCAAAAGGACGGTCATAAGCACTTTCCTGTATTCACTCGTAAGTCATCGACCGATGTGTCATTCCATGCCTGTGCCAATAAATTATTAGGCTATAGAGACACTATTTATCCGCAGTTTGCGACTCATAATGCTTATACAGCAGCCACCATTGTAGAACTTGCAGGTGATGATAAAGAAGGCTTTGAGTTCCAGTGCTTGCATGGCATGGGCGATTCACTATATGACCAAATTGTCAGTGGTGAAAATATTCAATGCCGAATTTATGCGCCAGTGGGTCACCATGAAGATCTACTCGCTTATTTGGTTCGCCGTTTATTGGAAAATGGCGCTAACTCTTCATTCGTTAATGCCATTGTTGATGAATCAAAACCGGTTGAGTCGCTGCTTGAAGATCCAGTAGAAAAAACTCAGCGATTAAAAGAGAAGTACAATCAGCAAATTCTTAAGCCTATTGCTTTATATTACAGTGAAGATGGCGAAAACCGTGATAATTCAAAAGGTTTAGACTTAACCAACATCAACGAAATCACACCGTTAAAAGAGTCACTTGATAACTGGTTTACTGGCAAACAAATAAGTGCCAGTGATGTGCCAGAAGGCGCGGTAGCGGTAAAAAACCCAGCCAATCACAATGAAATCATTGGCTATCACCATTTCCACGATAAAGATGCAATGCTGGCGATGATCGACACAGCACAAACCGCATTTGCTTCATGGTCACAAGTGTCAGTCACTGAACGCGCCGCGTTATTAACCCGTATCGCAGATATCCTAGAACGTCATACCGATGAACTGATTGCGTTATGTATTAAAGAAGCCGGTAAAGTTGCCCAAGACGGTATCGATGAAGTGCGTGAAGCCGTCGACTTTTGCCGCTATTACGCTAACCGAGCAATTGAATTAGCTGAAGATGATCGCCTAGAGCCTCGCGGCGTCGTGTTGTGTATTAGCCCTTGGAACTTCCCATTAGCTATCTTCTTAGGACAAGTTGCAGCAGCCATTGCGACCGGTAATACCGTACTAGCAAAATCAGCAGAACAAACCAGCTTAATTGCGCTGCGCGCCATTGAACTGATGAAGTATGTTGGTCTTCCTGCAGGTGTTGTCCAAGCTGTTATTGCCCCAGGTAGCTTAGTCGGTAGTGTTATCTTGCCAGATGAGCGCATTCAAACGGTGATGTTCACAGGTTCAACTGAAACTGGCACTAAGATTTCGCAAATCTTGTCTGAACGTGGCGGCCATCAAGTACCATTGATTGCTGAAACAGGCGGTCAAAATTGTATGATTGTTGATTCTACTGCCTTACCAGAGCAAGTTGTGGATGACGTTATCTCATCGGGCTTCCAGTCTGCAGGTCAGCGTTGTTCGGCGCTTCGCGTATTATTTTTACAAGAAGATATTGCCGATAATGTCATAACTATGCTCAAAGGCGCGCTGGCTGAATTACACGTTGGTAACCCAGAATTCCTCAGTACTGATATTGGCCCTGTCATCGATCAAAAAGCACTGAACGCATTAAACGCCCACAGTGACTACATGAGAGACTATGGTAAGTTGCTTTATCAGTGCGACATATCGACTGAAGTTGCAGACAATGAACACTTCTTCTTTGCGCCGCGCCTTTATGAAATCAATGATATTAGTGTATTAAAGCGCGAAGTATTTGGTCCATGTGTCCATGTGGTTCGCTTTAAGGGCGATGATATAGAAAATGTCATCGATAGCATTAACAGTACTGGTTTTGGCTTAACCATGGGGATACACACCCGAATAGAGCACAGAGCAATCGATCTAGCCCGATTATCACGCGCAGGTAATGTGTATATTAACCGCAATATGATTGGTGCCATTGTCGGTGTACAACCATTTGGTGGCCGTGGTCTTTCAGGAACGGGGCCGAAAGCCGGTGGCCCAAATTATCTAACACGTTTGGTAAAAGAAAAAGCCACCCCTGATGTTGATGATTTTGATCTATTGCCGCCGCAAGCCATTGAAAAAGATTGTGATGAACAATCTATATCCGAAGCAACATTGTTGATGGATAGAGCTAATGAAGTTGAAAAACAGTGGCGTTTAACAGACCTAAATACTCGTACCTCTTGTGTACGTCAGTTACTGGCTAAAATCGCCCATGTTGATATTGTTGATGACTTGGCAGACGATTTAAATTACACCTTAAAGGTGTCTCGTGAACAATTAATTGATATTGAAAAGCGCTTGAAAAAGCCAAAGGTATTGCCTGGACCAACGGGTGAATCTAATATCCTTTACTTGGAAAATCGCGGCAATATTATTTGTTTTGCCGATGAAAACGTCAGCTTCCACTTTTGGGTTCTCTCAATCGTAACCGCACTGGCAACAGGTAATACTGTTATCACCGTAGTGTCTGACTTATTCCATGATGAAGCATTGGTATTTAGAGATAAATTAATCGCCACCGGAGCTGATAAAAATATCTTCCAAGTGGCAAGACATCGCCACTTACCGACGTTATTGGCTCACCCTAAATTATCAGGTGTGGTCATTGATGGTAACTGCGATCGTAAACATTACATCAGTGAGAAATTAGCTGAGCGTCAAGGTGCAATATTACCGGTGATCAGTTCTGAATATTTCGATAACTTGATTCAACGTCTACTGACAGAAAAAACCGTGAGTATTGATATCACCGCATCGGGTGGTAACACATCTCTGATGACATTAGTTGAAGATGATTAA
- a CDS encoding DUF3297 family protein, protein MNDTTSQPALPDRLSVNPRSPHHVEAVFENDIGIKVNGKERFDVEEYCISEGWVKVPAGKALDRRGQPLLMTIKGTVEAFYR, encoded by the coding sequence ATGAACGATACAACTTCACAACCCGCTTTACCTGATCGCCTTTCTGTTAATCCACGCAGCCCACATCATGTTGAAGCTGTTTTTGAAAATGACATTGGCATCAAAGTTAATGGCAAAGAACGTTTTGATGTTGAAGAGTACTGCATCAGTGAAGGTTGGGTAAAAGTACCAGCAGGCAAGGCGTTAGACCGTCGCGGCCAACCTTTATTAATGACAATTAAAGGCACAGTTGAAGCATTTTACCGTTAA
- a CDS encoding universal stress protein: MDKLYIIAQKNQQQANAVSAGIELARKMNLQPEIAAYSYESFSGDAYYNPRIAADVRQQILAKQKLDLEQQLSDIAANTTPTNIPFNITWCKNLAEHASQHAKPQQYAMMLKAIHESDHFLPVDWQLIRHTKIPLMLLTHNLLNKAGAILMAVDLGSNKPAKKALNQAVINQAHRLAEITGHELHLGFVIRIPKILRDMDILNSRVLIKEAYDKHQQAIEQIGIDRDHVHILAGNADMCLFELSCRLKAEYLVMGAVQRQGIIGRVIGNTSEAILARSRCNILLVPQQAID, from the coding sequence ATGGATAAGCTATATATTATTGCTCAAAAAAATCAGCAGCAAGCCAATGCGGTGAGTGCAGGAATTGAGCTAGCTAGAAAAATGAATCTACAGCCTGAAATAGCAGCCTATAGCTATGAATCATTCAGTGGCGATGCCTACTATAATCCACGAATCGCCGCTGATGTACGCCAGCAAATTTTAGCGAAACAGAAGCTGGATCTAGAACAACAACTCAGCGATATAGCTGCTAACACTACTCCCACTAATATCCCGTTCAACATCACATGGTGTAAAAATTTAGCCGAACATGCCAGCCAACATGCAAAACCTCAGCAATACGCGATGATGTTAAAAGCAATCCATGAGTCCGATCATTTCCTGCCTGTTGACTGGCAACTGATCCGCCACACCAAAATACCATTAATGCTGTTAACCCATAATTTGCTCAATAAAGCTGGGGCAATTTTAATGGCGGTGGATTTAGGCAGTAACAAACCCGCTAAAAAAGCACTGAACCAAGCGGTGATTAACCAAGCACACCGTCTAGCTGAAATCACAGGTCACGAGTTGCACCTTGGGTTTGTTATCCGAATCCCTAAAATATTACGCGATATGGATATATTAAATAGCCGAGTACTGATTAAAGAAGCTTACGATAAACATCAACAAGCCATAGAACAAATTGGCATTGACCGAGACCATGTTCATATTTTGGCAGGTAACGCTGATATGTGTTTATTTGAACTCAGCTGTCGATTAAAGGCGGAATACTTGGTCATGGGCGCTGTGCAGCGACAAGGCATTATAGGCAGAGTAATAGGCAACACATCGGAGGCTATTTTAGCGCGAAGTCGCTGTAATATTTTATTGGTTCCTCAGCAAGCAATTGACTGA
- a CDS encoding cation:proton antiporter: MTVEQFIIALCLILLSGKVLGSIFERLQLPAVVGEILAGLLLGPTLLNVVTPDATLAVVAELGVILLLFSIGCETSIKRLSQAGGRAALVAVLGIVIPIIMIGISSAYYLTDSYFTALYLGCALTATSIGISLRVLAQTQQSQTPLGNVILGAAVIDDIAGVILLSLLFNFASFGEFDLVSSLILTANVLLFLILTPPVTRGLLYLARALKPLADKSGYEVIITMVLICLFSWLAHWFGAPALLGGFAVGLALSRQFTSPLNRYLVNPFSFTHKMEISTKTMVDVFAPIFFVYVGIRLDLSQLDYSSGGIMLLVWLSLLAILSKLLAGWFGGKTWQAKAVVGSAMIPRGEVGLVFAELGYQMGIIDSKLFTELVVIIAITTLVGPMMLKWSIKQQLRVLSQVKPN; the protein is encoded by the coding sequence ATGACAGTAGAGCAGTTCATTATCGCGTTATGCTTAATTCTGCTTAGCGGTAAGGTTTTAGGAAGTATATTTGAGCGACTTCAATTACCTGCTGTCGTCGGTGAAATTTTAGCGGGTTTACTGCTTGGACCGACATTGTTGAATGTGGTTACCCCAGATGCCACATTGGCTGTTGTTGCTGAACTCGGCGTTATTTTATTACTGTTTTCAATTGGCTGTGAAACCTCAATTAAGCGTTTATCTCAAGCGGGAGGGCGCGCTGCGCTCGTTGCTGTTTTGGGGATCGTTATTCCTATTATTATGATTGGAATAAGTAGCGCCTATTACCTGACTGATTCATATTTTACCGCACTGTATTTGGGCTGCGCGTTAACCGCAACTAGTATTGGCATATCGCTTAGGGTTTTAGCTCAAACTCAACAATCGCAAACTCCATTGGGTAATGTGATTTTAGGCGCAGCTGTTATTGATGATATTGCCGGCGTCATTTTACTAAGTCTGTTGTTTAACTTCGCAAGTTTTGGGGAGTTTGATCTAGTCAGTTCATTAATACTGACCGCCAACGTGCTGCTTTTTTTGATTTTAACACCACCAGTGACGCGTGGTTTATTGTATCTGGCTCGTGCGCTTAAACCCTTGGCCGACAAATCAGGATATGAAGTGATCATTACCATGGTGTTGATTTGTCTATTTTCGTGGTTAGCACATTGGTTTGGCGCGCCTGCGCTATTGGGTGGTTTTGCTGTGGGTTTAGCATTAAGTCGGCAATTTACTTCGCCATTGAATCGCTATTTAGTGAACCCTTTTTCCTTTACTCACAAAATGGAAATATCGACAAAAACCATGGTCGATGTGTTTGCGCCGATATTTTTTGTATATGTGGGCATTCGGTTAGATTTAAGTCAGCTAGATTATAGCTCTGGCGGGATCATGTTGTTGGTTTGGTTGTCGCTACTGGCTATTTTAAGTAAGTTGCTTGCAGGTTGGTTTGGCGGAAAAACTTGGCAAGCTAAAGCGGTGGTAGGCAGCGCCATGATCCCAAGAGGTGAAGTGGGTTTAGTGTTTGCAGAACTTGGTTATCAAATGGGAATTATTGATAGCAAGTTATTTACTGAATTAGTGGTGATTATTGCGATAACCACCTTAGTTGGTCCGATGATGCTCAAGTGGAGTATTAAGCAACAGCTCAGGGTATTGAGCCAAGTTAAGCCTAATTAA
- a CDS encoding LysE family translocator translates to MIDLALLPVYLTTVVALLLIPGPDMLLIASSSLSYGRKVGVYASFGNATSGLILTLFAAMGVSALVAMNPIALEVLRVLGGAYLLKMGWDCMRSSAADAPEIELQNNLAKLLYRRAVFSNLLNPKALIFFVLFLPQFVSTQLTASSGEQMLALGLLLNVMGLLFNLLLVALVGSLGKPLLKNEKFRTYQNKFMGLIFFALAIWLLASQVQSLS, encoded by the coding sequence ATGATCGACTTGGCTTTACTCCCTGTTTATTTAACCACTGTGGTCGCTTTATTGTTGATCCCTGGGCCTGACATGCTGCTGATTGCCAGCTCAAGTCTGAGTTATGGCCGAAAAGTTGGCGTATATGCAAGCTTTGGTAATGCGACTTCAGGGTTAATTTTAACCTTATTTGCGGCAATGGGGGTATCAGCATTAGTGGCGATGAACCCAATAGCGTTAGAAGTATTAAGAGTTCTGGGCGGCGCTTACTTATTAAAGATGGGCTGGGACTGCATGCGCAGCAGTGCAGCGGATGCACCTGAAATTGAGCTGCAAAATAACTTAGCCAAGTTACTTTATCGCCGTGCGGTTTTTAGTAATCTACTTAATCCAAAAGCGCTGATCTTCTTTGTGCTGTTTTTACCTCAGTTTGTGTCTACTCAGCTTACAGCCAGCTCTGGCGAACAAATGCTAGCACTGGGATTATTGCTTAATGTGATGGGGCTGTTGTTCAACTTACTGCTGGTGGCACTCGTTGGCAGCTTAGGTAAGCCTTTACTTAAAAATGAAAAGTTTCGCACTTACCAAAACAAGTTTATGGGGTTAATATTTTTCGCGCTAGCGATTTGGCTGTTGGCTTCACAAGTGCAAAGCCTTAGCTAA
- a CDS encoding SphA family protein, which yields MRKSTQVFIGLLVNLTAITTAHADGLIGAGHYTPGAANIRDMTMPDQAGFIYEQYNIHYDSNDLKNKNGDSIGLNTDYEVAAIAPLFMWVTDKNVLGARYSFYINPSVAASSVAGEETYGVGDTYVQPLWLGWLNPNYDINLGLGFYLPTGEDGLSLDMVTTQVQLSGYYYVMEQAGAFMLSATYEFHGESDSTGVTAGDHLTIEYGYSQYLTQQLEVGLKGYSQWQVQEDDLSNEISNFNQKMGTRLGTKSEVHGLGVQVAYWLDPHWNLSFNYMKEYSAQAKFEGEIFSFNITYSPKALF from the coding sequence ATGCGCAAATCGACACAAGTATTCATTGGGTTACTGGTAAATTTAACTGCTATAACAACAGCTCATGCAGATGGTTTGATTGGGGCTGGACACTACACCCCTGGTGCCGCCAATATCAGAGATATGACCATGCCAGATCAGGCAGGCTTCATCTATGAACAATACAATATTCATTACGATAGTAATGACTTAAAAAATAAAAATGGTGACAGTATCGGCCTAAATACCGATTATGAAGTGGCCGCTATTGCTCCACTTTTTATGTGGGTAACCGACAAGAATGTACTAGGGGCTCGATATAGCTTTTACATCAATCCATCAGTTGCAGCAAGCAGCGTAGCTGGCGAAGAAACCTACGGTGTTGGAGACACTTATGTTCAGCCACTATGGCTCGGTTGGCTTAACCCTAATTACGATATTAACTTAGGCTTAGGTTTTTATTTACCCACGGGTGAAGATGGCTTAAGCCTCGATATGGTGACAACTCAAGTGCAGTTATCTGGCTATTATTATGTCATGGAGCAAGCTGGGGCATTTATGCTGTCGGCAACCTACGAGTTTCACGGTGAGTCTGATTCAACAGGCGTAACGGCTGGCGATCACCTAACTATAGAATACGGCTACAGTCAGTATTTAACTCAGCAATTAGAAGTGGGACTAAAAGGCTATAGTCAGTGGCAGGTACAAGAAGATGATTTAAGCAATGAAATATCAAATTTCAATCAAAAAATGGGAACCCGTCTCGGCACTAAATCTGAAGTTCACGGCCTTGGGGTACAAGTTGCTTATTGGTTAGATCCACATTGGAATTTATCTTTCAATTACATGAAGGAATATAGTGCACAAGCTAAATTTGAAGGAGAGATTTTCTCATTTAATATCACCTATTCACCTAAAGCTCTTTTCTAA
- the gltS gene encoding sodium/glutamate symporter yields the protein MEPIVISGFMSFTLAIFLLFIGKWSLSNSEVLRNFSIPEPVIGGFLCALVVAGIYFGFNSKVTFDVVAIRDILLLYFFAAMGLNADVRSLIKGGKPLMILVGLATVYILIQNGIGMSVASAFGMDPVAGLMSGSVSLIGGVGTTLAWGPTFVDKLGVSNAVEIGVASNTIGLIFACVIGGPIAKYLMKVHQVKGNKETLLDVGQSYSKSTEYIDSYSLLFSWMRLNLALMLGHGVDAIIGMTGVELPLFVSCLVAGIIMGNRFHKILPKQKVEGSDRSLSLISDICLGLFIVMALMDLKIWELQGLVKYLSVVMTLQIIMSILFSVFVVYRLMGRNYEATVICAGFSGITLGSTATAIANMTAVTKQHGAAHNAFIVVPLVCGFFVDIINAFVINHLIAL from the coding sequence ATGGAACCCATAGTGATAAGCGGCTTCATGTCTTTTACTTTGGCTATTTTCCTTTTATTCATTGGGAAGTGGTCTCTTTCAAATAGCGAGGTACTGCGTAATTTCAGCATACCGGAACCAGTTATAGGTGGCTTTTTGTGTGCGCTAGTCGTCGCAGGGATCTACTTTGGGTTTAACTCAAAAGTCACTTTTGATGTGGTCGCCATTAGAGATATTTTGTTGCTGTATTTTTTTGCTGCTATGGGGTTAAACGCAGATGTTAGATCCCTAATCAAAGGTGGAAAGCCACTGATGATTTTAGTGGGGTTAGCAACGGTTTATATCTTAATTCAAAACGGTATTGGTATGAGCGTTGCGAGTGCTTTTGGGATGGATCCCGTTGCAGGTCTTATGTCTGGGTCAGTTTCATTGATTGGCGGGGTCGGCACGACTTTGGCGTGGGGGCCAACCTTTGTTGATAAGTTGGGCGTGAGTAATGCTGTTGAAATTGGTGTTGCCAGTAACACAATTGGGTTGATTTTTGCCTGTGTGATTGGGGGGCCAATTGCTAAATATCTGATGAAAGTGCATCAAGTAAAAGGCAATAAAGAAACGCTACTCGATGTTGGTCAGTCTTATTCGAAATCTACGGAATATATAGACAGCTATAGCCTACTGTTTTCTTGGATGCGTTTGAATCTTGCATTAATGCTAGGTCATGGTGTTGATGCCATTATTGGTATGACAGGGGTTGAGTTGCCACTGTTTGTGTCATGTTTAGTTGCAGGCATCATCATGGGAAATCGATTCCATAAAATCCTGCCTAAACAGAAGGTTGAAGGCAGTGATAGGAGTCTTTCACTGATTTCTGATATTTGTTTAGGGCTATTTATTGTTATGGCTCTAATGGACTTAAAAATTTGGGAATTACAGGGATTAGTTAAGTATTTATCTGTTGTGATGACACTACAAATTATTATGTCGATTTTGTTCTCTGTGTTCGTGGTATATCGCCTCATGGGGCGAAATTATGAAGCGACCGTTATTTGTGCTGGTTTTAGCGGTATCACTTTAGGTTCAACTGCAACAGCTATTGCCAATATGACCGCGGTAACTAAGCAGCATGGGGCAGCTCATAACGCTTTCATTGTCGTGCCTTTGGTGTGTGGCTTTTTTGTCGACATTATCAACGCCTTTGTTATTAACCATCTTATTGCTTTGTAA
- a CDS encoding porin family protein, with amino-acid sequence MYMLNGISTLKKRSLLTLIVLLSSTSACSNLTAMDAQEKQSMIDDINHVSVVTIDKFSEKNPNFKDMLDASRGYMVADISTTKVPLVGKAKGVGAIYDNQDDSVTYVNLHRDDIGIGIGHAEYQIVSVFENEESLEVFRKGLSSSKVSADWNFTEGSLSSYDVNVKGQSVPTYTLKDGNQLSLAASFVDIEKNLALTDTGISNTTVSMKGRSKDKVTPVKHWDRALPFFGQQVIELGHDLPLPIGVSFIYASTNQNMELYDLRVKNKEGDYVPIDFVAFENNNNESITPQIKFDAWVFPFMNVFVSIGRIEGEANVNFGFDKNALTNQLGIDCTLARGKEKRFCESPQLVDGVVDVVAKMEGKSYTVGTVLAGGWDNYFFSLPISFTAVDMDDRNIDGHVFTASPRIGRVFPFQGGSSLAVYVGASYMSNEVRIEGSQDVGDTGYAIEYDIWQRTEDNWEPLVGANYNFNQKWSAFFEFTGSHDGRQQFTGGLTRRF; translated from the coding sequence ATGTATATGTTAAACGGTATATCTACACTAAAAAAACGCTCTCTTTTAACCCTGATTGTTTTACTTAGCTCTACGAGTGCTTGTAGCAATCTCACTGCGATGGATGCGCAGGAAAAGCAAAGTATGATAGATGATATTAATCATGTTTCAGTCGTCACCATTGATAAATTTTCTGAGAAAAATCCGAATTTCAAGGACATGCTTGATGCGTCTCGAGGATATATGGTGGCAGATATCTCTACTACTAAAGTCCCCTTGGTCGGCAAGGCTAAGGGCGTTGGTGCGATTTACGACAATCAAGACGATAGTGTCACTTATGTGAATTTACATCGCGATGATATTGGCATTGGTATTGGTCATGCTGAATATCAAATAGTGTCAGTGTTTGAAAATGAAGAGAGCTTAGAAGTATTCCGTAAAGGGCTAAGTAGCTCAAAAGTCTCAGCTGATTGGAATTTCACTGAAGGGTCTTTGTCATCTTATGACGTGAATGTAAAAGGGCAAAGCGTGCCAACTTATACGCTCAAAGATGGCAACCAGTTATCATTAGCGGCAAGCTTTGTAGATATAGAGAAAAACCTGGCATTAACCGATACTGGTATTTCAAATACCACTGTTTCGATGAAAGGTCGCTCAAAAGATAAGGTGACTCCTGTAAAACATTGGGATAGAGCGTTACCATTTTTTGGGCAACAAGTGATTGAACTAGGTCATGATTTGCCTTTACCCATCGGCGTTAGTTTTATATACGCTAGCACTAATCAAAATATGGAACTGTATGATCTCAGAGTCAAAAATAAAGAAGGAGACTATGTCCCAATCGACTTCGTTGCATTTGAAAATAATAATAATGAGTCTATAACGCCACAAATAAAGTTTGATGCTTGGGTATTTCCCTTTATGAATGTGTTTGTCTCTATTGGGCGTATTGAAGGCGAAGCCAATGTTAATTTTGGCTTTGATAAAAATGCCCTGACGAATCAACTCGGCATCGATTGTACTTTAGCCAGAGGAAAGGAAAAGCGCTTTTGTGAAAGCCCGCAGTTAGTTGATGGTGTTGTTGATGTTGTGGCTAAAATGGAAGGAAAAAGCTATACCGTCGGCACCGTGTTAGCTGGGGGCTGGGATAATTACTTTTTCTCATTACCTATCTCATTTACAGCGGTAGATATGGATGACCGAAATATTGATGGCCATGTGTTTACCGCTTCTCCACGAATAGGCAGAGTGTTTCCATTTCAAGGTGGTAGCAGTTTAGCTGTTTATGTTGGCGCCAGCTATATGAGTAATGAAGTGCGTATTGAAGGATCACAAGATGTTGGAGATACTGGCTATGCAATTGAATATGATATTTGGCAACGAACTGAGGATAACTGGGAGCCGTTAGTGGGTGCTAATTATAATTTCAATCAAAAATGGTCTGCATTTTTTGAGTTTACAGGTTCACATGATGGCAGACAGCAATTTACGGGTGGATTAACAAGACGCTTCTAA